The window AcacttttctctctccatctgcagGCTCTCCTCCAACTGTCTCTTGAGTTTTTCTTCACTCACTTTTTGTTTATCTACTTTAATTCTGATGAGTTTTAGCTCCTGTTGGAGGGCCAGGATCCTCCTTTTATCAGCTCTCTGATTCTccatctgaatgtctctttctctctggttCTCCTCCGTCTTGCGTCTAAGCAGGTCCTCCAATTGCTTTTTCCTGTCCTCCTCCTTCCTGCTCTGCTCCTCCAAGCTCTGGCTGAGTTTATCCAGCTCTTTCTGCAAAGCGTCTCTCTTCATTTCCTCCCTCTGCCTGATGGCCTGCTCTTTCTGTATTTGCTGaagttccctctctctctccttcttttcattttccattctaTCCTTTTGGATCTTCTGCTCCATTGCTCTTCTCAttttctcctcctgctcctcctgctcctccagtATTTTAATAACCTGGTCAAGTTTTTCTTGAAGAGCTtccctcttttcctcctcttctttacGTATGTACATCACTCTTACCATCTCTTGTATctgcctctccttctccttcttatCATTCTCCTCCATACATCGTCTAAAGGCCTCCTCCCGTTCTCTCGCCAgcttctcctccttcttcttctccagcaCCTGTTTTTTCTTCAGCTCCTCCATATCCATTTGGCTTTTTTCCTGAACGATCTGTAGCTTTTTTTCATATAACTCTTGAATTGCTGCCTCCTGCTTCTTTTTTAACAGCTGTTCCTTCTCATTCAGCAGCCTCCATTCCTCTTGCAGCTCCTGAGCCAGATCCTTCTCTGCTTTCTCGAGCATCTTGCTGCCATAGAACACTGCTCCATTTTCCTGCATCATGCTGTCCACTAAGGCAAGCAGCTCGGACACCTGGTTCTTATTCTTGGAGCTCTGGTTGTTGAAGACACAGTACCTGCCCCCACATCCGGCTACCAGCTCAACCAGATCCTTACACGTGTCTATTTGACAGTCCTTCACAGATTGCCCTTCTTCAAGAAGGTCTCCGTGGGTAAAAACCACAACAGAGAAATTCAAAGCATGGGAACCCATTGCTTGTTTGATCTGCCGCActgcctccttctcctccagAGTGCACCTCCCAATCTGAATAACAATGAGGAACACATGGGGCCCGGGGTACAGGAGGCTAACACTCCTCCTCAACTCCTTCTGCACCTCCTGTGGAGTCTGATGACTGTCCAGAATCCCTGGAGTGTCCAGGAGTGTCAGATGTCGCCCACGAAATTCTCCAGCGACCCTGCGACAACGCTGCGTGACAGAGGAGCTGCTAACCTTTGAGTCAAAGACCTTACGGCCCAAGATGGAGTTGCCGGTGGAGCTTTTTCCGCTGCCAGTCTTTCCCAGCAAAACCATTCTGATCTCAGTTGAGGAGAAAGACATCTTCCTGCCTGAAGACACAAAAAAGGTGCAAGATTGTGTTCAAATAAGAGAAAGACATAAAGAAAGAATAGGTTACGTtcaaaagaaataaacacaaatccCAACTGACCTGTGCAGCCAATAGAAGACAGTTGCTTGCTAATGGATGACATGCTACTTCTGGGCTCTCTCCTCCATAAAATGAGAACAAAAGAGAACAGCGCTATATAGATCCAAACATTGTGGGTGTGTCTGGCCCTATGACACGGAAAACCCCTCTGAACTCTAACCATCACTATCACTGTTTCTAATCAGTCTGAAGAACTTGTGAGACAATCGTCTGTCTCTGTACATCAGCAGGTCTTATCACTGAGTATACACACTACAGCAGGAGGCCATCCAGAGGCAAAGATCTGGAAAGCAGACTGAGTTACTGTATATGAGGGGCAGTTTGATCAAAGTCCAACAAGACAGACTAGTCATTTGATTGTTGGGTCGTTTTATCTTGAAAGTGATAAGTTGTTGTTTAGGAAACACCAGAAACCAATACAGTAGGCACTCTTCTGGCAGTGTCAGACAAACTGTCTGAGCATACAACAAGACTGAAAGTCTACAGTCATGCTAACAGCTCTGTGAAGTTGTACTTTGGCACAGTGGTGTTTTGAGCCAAATGTTATAGTCAACCTACTAACGTGCTGACAAACACTAAGCAGGTATAACGTTCACCATCTTAATtcagcgtgttagcatgctaacatttgttaattagcactaaacacaaagttcaGCTAAGGCTAATGGGACTGGCATAAGTTTGACAGAAcacaaaccaaagtattggaaaCACCGACCTGATGGTGGCACTAGAGAAAAAGTCCaaggatcaccaaagttgttACACTTCTCCTTCATGGGAACATGAACGTGTGTACAAAATTccatggcaatccatcaaaTAGTTGTTGAGTTATTTCAGTCTAGTTCCAAGTGGTGGACCAGCAGCACATTGCACTGGCAATAAAATGTGTGGTGTTACTGTAGTACTAGACAGATGCTTAACACTTGAGTTGACAGAAGCCTacacagtgtgtttttgtttatgcaCTCCACTAGACAGAGGCAGAGGTCAGCCTGTGTGATGCCATCTGTCAGACAAGTTATTGATTGTTTCCATGAGACTTCAGCCAGTCTGGTGTCAATTATTTGTGCCACAGACTCAAGAGCAATACCATTAATAATTAAAAGTGTATTTTAAATGGACGATTGTGTTACTattattattctctttttttgtgactttattCATTTACGCAATATACTGAAACTACTACATCTTAAAGCCTAATAAAAGGGTCTGATAATACTTCATAGATTCTCTGTAGTTTATGTCTCTTGGTATCATTAAGCTGtctattcaaaaaataaatgaatcgtGTGTACATGTACTTACATGTTTACTTTGTTATTCATGGAGTTCCTTCACTCACTCAGTAAGTCAGCTACTGAATCATCTATGATTATAGCATATATGCATGCGAGAGGCTCTTGGGGGATTGAAATCTCTCAAGAAACTCAACTAGGTTCATTTGTCTGTTGTCCTGCTAAACTGTCTttagagctgtgtgtgtgtctgtgtgtgtgtgtctgtgtgtgtttctgtgtgcgtGCGGGCGTGCACACGTTTGTTTGTACGTGTCCTCTTAATCATGGCTTATATGATTGCAATGATTataaacattttagttttcCTGAAAATATCAACCTGTTCTCAATATCTGCATTTTCTTGTTATGAAGAAACTCAGGAGCAACTTGAATCTGGACACATGAAGAAGTTCGGGAGACGTTGATGACTTATACAGAAGCATTTAATTAAATCTAACCACAACCTAGTGTTGTGCAGTGCCAACTCTGAAGATTTCTGCCTTTCAAATGC of the Etheostoma spectabile isolate EspeVRDwgs_2016 chromosome 2, UIUC_Espe_1.0, whole genome shotgun sequence genome contains:
- the LOC116669703 gene encoding immune-associated nucleotide-binding protein 9, with the translated sequence MSSISKQLSSIGCTGRKMSFSSTEIRMVLLGKTGSGKSSTGNSILGRKVFDSKVSSSSVTQRCRRVAGEFRGRHLTLLDTPGILDSHQTPQEVQKELRRSVSLLYPGPHVFLIVIQIGRCTLEEKEAVRQIKQAMGSHALNFSVVVFTHGDLLEEGQSVKDCQIDTCKDLVELVAGCGGRYCVFNNQSSKNKNQVSELLALVDSMMQENGAVFYGSKMLEKAEKDLAQELQEEWRLLNEKEQLLKKKQEAAIQELYEKKLQIVQEKSQMDMEELKKKQVLEKKKEEKLAREREEAFRRCMEENDKKEKERQIQEMVRVMYIRKEEEEKREALQEKLDQVIKILEEQEEQEEKMRRAMEQKIQKDRMENEKKERERELQQIQKEQAIRQREEMKRDALQKELDKLSQSLEEQSRKEEDRKKQLEDLLRRKTEENQRERDIQMENQRADKRRILALQQELKLIRIKVDKQKVSEEKLKRQLEESLQMEREKCDKEVSALKKQCDEKCSEPCNETVKKTSAEKPSTVTTVSGYVQEMGLVGLNVALESVAAPCCIQ